A single window of Vespa crabro chromosome 23, iyVesCrab1.2, whole genome shotgun sequence DNA harbors:
- the LOC124431981 gene encoding cell adhesion molecule 2-like: MALRWQARLSIAAILFMCTEDTLSLGDRTLDNMDRRTSQSNRARQQILDNTSGLKLKPEPSFDYSQTTNVTALIGKTAYLICRVRHLGNKTVSWVRHRDIHILTAGTYTYTSDQRFQALHEKTTGQNSEWSEWTLCIKWAQERDQGIYECQISTIPVKSHQFRLNVVVPTATILGGPEMYVGAGSTINLTCAIHFSSEPPVYIFWYCNENVLSYDSPRGGVSVITEKGGDVTTSWLLIQAAQPSDSGEYSCKPSNANTASIRVHVLHGERPEAMQTGTAGPTLSSSCLLVSLIILYISSM, translated from the exons ATGGCTCTGAGATGGCAAGCCAGGCTCTCCATCGCTGCCATACTCTTCATGTGTACCGAAG ACACGTTGAGCCTGGGTGATCGCACATTGGATAACATGGATAGAAGAACGAGTCAGAGTAATAGAGCACGTCAACAAATATTGGATAATACATCTGGTCTGAAACTGAAACCTGAACCAAGTTTCGACTATTCGCAAACTACAAACGTGACTGCGTTGATCGGTAAAACGGCCTATCTGATTTGTCGGGTACGTCATCTCGGTAACAAAACG GTATCCTGGGTGAGGCACAGAGACATACACATCCTGACGGCCGGAACGTACACGTATACGAGCGATCAACGATTTCAAGCGCTTCATGAAAAAACAACAGGTCAAAACAGCGAATGGTCGGAGTGGACACTTTGCATTAAGTGGGCGCAAGAGAGAGATCAAGGGATCTACGAGTGTCAGATATCTACCATACCTGTTAAATCTCATCAGTTTCGATTGAACGTCGTTG TACCAACAGCGACGATACTAGGTGGTCCAGAAATGTACGTCGGTGCAGGAAGTACGATAAACCTGACGTGCGCCATACACTTCAGTTCTGAGCCACCGGTCTACATCTTCTGGTACTGCAATGAGAACGTCCTCAGCTACGACAGTCCCAGGGGCGGTGTTTCGGTGATAACCGAAAAGGGTGGCGACGTCACAACCTCCTGGCTCCTCATCCAAGCTGCACAACCCTCGGACTCAGGGGAATACAGCTGTAAACCCAGTAATGCCAATACGGCCTCCATTAGGGTTCACGTACTCCATG GCGAACGACCGGAAGCAATGCAAACCGGAACAGCGGGACCCACTCTATCTTCGAGCTGTCTTTTGGTGTCTCTCATCATTTTGTACATATCCTCGATGTAA